In Leclercia pneumoniae, the genomic window GTTTTCATTATGTTTTCCCTGATGTTGGTGTATTAAACGGGCATTTCGCCCAAATAAATCTGTGCAATATGATCGTCGTCGAGCATCGCTTTTGACTCGCCGTGATGCACGATGCTGCCGCTGTCCATTACCCAGGCGCGATCGGTAACCTCCAGCGCCAGACGGGCATTTTGTTCAATCAGCAGTAACGCCACGCCGCGCTCCCGCAGTCCGGCGATCACCGCAAAAATGTTCTCAACCATCCGTGGAGCCAGCCCCATTGAAGGTTCATCCAGAATGAGCAGGCGCGGGCGGCTGAGCAGGGCGCGATTTAGCGCCAGCAGCTGTTGTTCACCGCCAGAGAGCAAACCGGCGAGTTGATGCTGGCGCTCGCCAAGGCGTGGGAAGCGGTCAAAAATTTCTGCCATCTCCTGCCTGACGGTGACAGTGTCACGGCGAAGCCACGCCCCCATCTGCAAATTTTCCAGCACGGTCATACGGGCAAAGATCCCGCGACCTTCCGGCACCAT contains:
- a CDS encoding ABC transporter ATP-binding protein, which gives rise to MSELLKVEHLDVHYGGIQAVRDLSFILHEGEQATLIGANGAGKSSTVRAITGLENFSGHIAFNGKSVRKHKAEALLRDGLVMVPEGRGIFARMTVLENLQMGAWLRRDTVTVRQEMAEIFDRFPRLGERQHQLAGLLSGGEQQLLALNRALLSRPRLLILDEPSMGLAPRMVENIFAVIAGLRERGVALLLIEQNARLALEVTDRAWVMDSGSIVHHGESKAMLDDDHIAQIYLGEMPV